The proteins below are encoded in one region of Triticum aestivum cultivar Chinese Spring chromosome 1B, IWGSC CS RefSeq v2.1, whole genome shotgun sequence:
- the LOC123136587 gene encoding cytochrome P450 89A2-like, whose protein sequence is METSLLIAGALLLLSLLVLLRNAAARRRLPPGPPALPLFGNLLWLRNSASDVEPLLLGLFKKYGPIVTLRIGSRLSVFVADRHLAHKALVGAGVALADRPRAATSSLLGVTDNIITRANYGPVWRLLRRNLVSETLHPSRVRLFAPARAWVRRVLMEKLREEDTPDVMEAFQYTMFCLLVLMCFGERLDEPAVRAIEEAERAWLLYISRKLTVFFFLPAVTKHLFRDRLRVAHALRMRQRELFVPLIHARREYKRLVSEGQSPAKETTFEHSYVDTLLDVTLPEEGDRALTDDEIVALCSEFLNAGTDTTSTGLQWIMAELVKNPAVQDRLYDEIKAICGEDGAEEVSEEKIDAATMPYLKAVILEGLRKHPPGHFVLPHKAAQDMDVGGYLIPKGTTVNFMVAEMGRDEGTWEKAMEFAPERFLEAGDKLAAVDLYGSKGIKMMPFGVGRRICAGLSIAMLHLEYFVANMVKEFEWQEVAGHEVDFAEKREFTTVMANPLRPRLVPRN, encoded by the coding sequence ATGGAGACGTCGCTCCTCatcgccggcgccctcctcctcctctctctcctcgtcCTGCTCCGcaacgccgccgcccgacgccgcctcccGCCGGGCCCGCCGGCGTTGCCGCTGTTCGGCAACCTGCTCTGGCTGCGCAACTCCGCGTCCGACGTGGAGCCCCTCCTTCTGGGCCTCTTCAAGAAGTACGGCCCCATCGTGACGCTCCGGATCGGCTCGCGGCTGTCCGTCTTCGTGGCCGACCGGCACCTCGCGCACAAGGCCCTCGTCGGCGCCGGCGTGGCGCTGGCCGACCGGCCGCGCGCCGCCACCAGCTCGCTCCTCGGCGTCACCGACAACATCATCACCCGCGCCAACTACGGGCCCGTGTGGCGGCTCCTGCGCCGCAACCTCGTCTCCGAGACGCTCCACCCCAGCCGCGTCAGGCTGTTCGCGCCGGCGCGCGCCTGGGTGCGCCGCGTGCTCATGGAGAAGCTGCGGGAGGAGGACACGCCCGACGTCATGGAGGCGTTCCAGTACACCATGTTCTGCCTGCTCGTGCTCATGTGCTTCGGCGAGCGCCTGGACGAGCCCGCGGTGCGCGCCATCGAGGAGGCCGAGCGCGCCTGGCTGCTCTACATCTCCAGGAAGCTcaccgtcttcttcttcctcccggccGTCACCAAGCACCTCTTCCGCGACCGCCTCCGGGTCGCGCACGCCCTGCGGATGCGGCAGAGGGAGCTGTTCGTGCCGCTCATCCATGCGCGGCGGGAGTACAAGCGGCTGGTCAGCGAGGGCCAATCGCCGGCCAAGGAGACCACGTTCGAGCACTCGTACGTGGACACGCTGCTCGACGTCACGCTCCCCGAGGAGGGCGACCGCGCGCTCACCGACGACGAGATCGTAGCGCTCTGCTCCGAGTTCCTCAACGCCGGCACCGACACCACCTCCACGGGGCTGCAGTGGATCATGGCCGAGCTGGTCAAGAACCCGGCCGTCCAGGACAGGCTCTACGACGAGATCAAGGCCATCTGCGGGGAGGACGGCGCGGAGGAGGTCTCGGAGGAGAAGATCGACGCGGCCACCATGCCGTACCTCAAGGCGGTGATCCTGGAGGGCCTGCGCAAGCACCCGCCGGGGCACTTCGTGCTGCCGCACAAGGCGGCGCAGGACATGGACGTGGGCGGGTACCTGATCCCCAAGGGCACGACGGTGAACTTCATGGTGGCGGAGATGGGCAGGGACGAGGGCACGTGGGAGAAGGCCATGGAGTTCGCGCCGGAGCGGTTCCTGGAGGCCGGCGACAAGCTGGCGGCGGTGGACCTGTACGGCAGCAAGGGGATCAAGATGATGCCGTTCGGCGTGGGGCGGAGGATCTGCGCCGGGCTGAGCATCGCCATGCTGCACCTCGAGTACTTCGTGGCCAACATGGTCAAGGAGTTCGAGtggcaggaggtggccggccacGAGGTGGACTTCGCCGAGAAGCGCGAGTTCACCACCGTCATGGCCAATCCGCTGCGCCCGCGCCTTGTGCCCAGGAACTAA